In Bacillus toyonensis BCT-7112, a single window of DNA contains:
- a CDS encoding aminotransferase class I/II-fold pyridoxal phosphate-dependent enzyme, translating into MFDRLKNGEKMAPIVKEVESQITEVHKRADEVIESNQFRVLESFRKHKISDSHFIPTTGYGYDDIGRDTLEKVYADVFGAEAGLVRPQIISGTHAISTALFGILRPGDELLYITGKPYDTLEEIVGVRGKGVGSFKEYNIGYNAVSLTEEGLVDFEAVAAAIHSNTKMIGIQRSKGYATRPSFTISQIKEMISFVKEIKPDVVVFVDNCYGEFIEEQEPCHVGADLMAGSLIKNPGGGIVKTGGYIVGKEQYVEACAYRLTSPGIGAEAGASLYSLQEMYQGFFLAPHVAGQALKGAIFTAAFLEKLGMNTSPAWNAPRTDLIQSVQFDDKDRMIAFCQAIQYASPINSHFTPYANYMPGYEDDVIMAAGTFIQGASIELSADGPIRPPYVAYVQGGLTYSHVKIAICSAIDALIEKKLLTIS; encoded by the coding sequence ATGTTTGATCGTTTAAAAAATGGAGAAAAAATGGCTCCTATTGTAAAAGAAGTAGAAAGTCAAATTACAGAAGTGCATAAACGTGCAGATGAAGTGATTGAAAGTAATCAATTTCGTGTATTAGAAAGTTTTCGTAAACATAAAATTAGTGACTCGCATTTTATTCCAACGACTGGCTATGGATATGACGATATTGGTCGTGACACATTAGAAAAAGTGTATGCTGATGTATTTGGAGCGGAAGCGGGTCTTGTTCGTCCGCAAATTATTTCGGGGACTCATGCGATTTCAACAGCTTTATTTGGTATTTTACGTCCGGGAGATGAGCTACTATACATAACGGGGAAACCGTATGATACGTTAGAGGAAATCGTTGGTGTACGCGGAAAAGGTGTAGGGTCATTTAAAGAATATAATATCGGTTATAACGCAGTTTCGTTAACGGAAGAGGGGCTTGTGGACTTTGAAGCTGTTGCGGCTGCGATTCATAGTAATACGAAGATGATTGGTATTCAGCGCTCAAAGGGATATGCTACTCGTCCGTCGTTTACTATTTCTCAAATTAAAGAGATGATTTCGTTTGTTAAGGAAATTAAACCTGATGTAGTTGTATTTGTTGACAACTGTTATGGCGAGTTTATTGAAGAACAAGAGCCGTGCCATGTAGGTGCAGATTTAATGGCGGGCTCGCTTATTAAAAACCCAGGCGGTGGAATCGTTAAAACTGGTGGTTACATTGTTGGGAAAGAACAATATGTTGAAGCATGTGCATATCGTTTAACATCTCCAGGGATTGGTGCTGAAGCAGGGGCATCTTTATACAGTTTACAAGAAATGTACCAAGGGTTCTTCTTAGCGCCGCATGTAGCGGGACAAGCACTAAAAGGTGCAATCTTTACAGCGGCATTTTTAGAAAAGTTAGGAATGAACACGTCACCAGCGTGGAATGCGCCAAGAACGGACTTAATTCAATCTGTTCAATTCGATGATAAAGATCGTATGATTGCCTTTTGTCAAGCGATTCAATATGCATCTCCGATTAATTCTCATTTCACTCCGTACGCAAACTATATGCCGGGTTATGAAGATGATGTAATTATGGCTGCGGGAACGTTTATTCAAGGTGCAAGTATTGAATTGTCGGCTGATGGCCCAATTCGTCCGCCTTACGTTGCTTATGTACAGGGTGGATTAACGTATTCTCATGTGAAGATTGCAATTTGTTCTGCGATTGATGCGTTAATCGAAAAAAAATTATTAACAATTTCTTAA
- the hflX gene encoding GTPase HflX — translation MEEKEKVILVGCQLQQDDDEQFMHSMKELASLAKTARAKVLVSTTQKRPKFHPVTYIGKGKLEELTMLTEELEPDVIIFNNELTPSQIRNLSSVLDARVIDRTQLILDIFAQRAKSREGKLQVELAQLQYTMPRLMGQGLSLSRLGGGIGTRGPGETKLETDRRHIRSRIDEIKKQLAVVVEHRKRYRERRKDNKVFQVSLIGYTNAGKSTLFNRLTEADTFEENLLFATLDPTTRKMPLPSGYTVLLTDTVGFIQDLPTSLIAAFRSTLEEAGEADVILHVVDSADPNYVGHEKTVKKLLSELEINHIPIITLYNKKDALHQNFIPFPKSDFLMTSAFEEIDLLHIKEAIETKMKEEMDPYQVEIPPSEGKLLTLLKTETLLTKMEFLEDKFVYSCTGYIFAYSPYNGQLKRFLVEEGENDNV, via the coding sequence ATGGAAGAAAAAGAAAAAGTCATATTAGTAGGCTGTCAATTACAGCAAGATGACGATGAACAGTTTATGCATTCCATGAAAGAACTTGCATCGTTAGCAAAGACTGCGCGAGCGAAAGTGTTAGTGTCAACAACGCAAAAACGACCGAAGTTTCATCCAGTGACTTATATAGGTAAAGGTAAATTAGAAGAGCTTACAATGTTAACAGAAGAATTAGAGCCGGATGTTATTATATTTAATAACGAGTTAACGCCGAGTCAAATTCGGAATTTATCCTCAGTATTAGATGCAAGAGTAATCGATCGAACGCAACTCATATTAGATATTTTTGCGCAACGTGCGAAGTCGAGAGAGGGTAAGCTTCAAGTGGAGTTAGCCCAGTTGCAATATACAATGCCGCGTCTAATGGGGCAAGGTTTGTCTTTATCACGTCTTGGTGGTGGTATTGGAACAAGAGGGCCGGGTGAGACGAAACTTGAGACGGATCGTCGTCATATTCGATCGCGTATTGATGAAATAAAGAAACAACTTGCGGTTGTTGTGGAACATCGAAAAAGATACCGTGAGAGAAGAAAAGACAATAAAGTATTTCAAGTTTCATTAATAGGATATACAAATGCAGGGAAATCGACGCTATTTAATAGATTAACGGAAGCGGATACGTTTGAAGAAAACTTATTGTTTGCAACGTTAGATCCGACAACAAGGAAGATGCCGTTACCTTCTGGTTATACAGTGTTGCTAACTGATACGGTTGGTTTTATACAAGATTTACCTACGTCGTTAATTGCAGCTTTTCGTTCAACACTAGAAGAAGCTGGTGAAGCAGATGTTATTTTACATGTTGTTGATTCTGCAGATCCAAACTATGTAGGGCATGAGAAAACGGTAAAGAAGTTATTGTCAGAACTTGAAATTAATCATATTCCGATTATTACGTTATACAATAAAAAAGATGCATTACATCAAAATTTTATTCCGTTTCCGAAAAGCGACTTCTTAATGACTAGTGCTTTTGAAGAAATCGATTTATTACATATAAAAGAAGCGATAGAAACGAAAATGAAGGAAGAAATGGATCCATATCAAGTGGAGATTCCTCCGAGTGAAGGTAAGTTGTTAACGTTATTAAAGACGGAAACTCTATTAACAAAGATGGAATTTCTGGAAGATAAATTTGTATATAGTTGTACAGGATATATATTTGCCTATTCGCCATATAATGGGCAGTTAAAGAGATTTTTAGTGGAAGAAGGAGAAAATGATAATGTTTGA
- a CDS encoding trimeric intracellular cation channel family protein gives MAWEIFSIIGTIAFALSGAIVAMEEDYDIFGVYILGMATAFGGGALRNLLIGYPIVAFWQQDMLFQIALLSMTIIFLFPNKLIKHWKKWENITDAIGLSAFAIQGALYAQKLNLPISATIVAAVLTGIGGGIIRDLLARRKPLVLRAEVYAFWTILAGFLIGAQIIVSDWALYTLFILIVCFRMLSIHYKWHLPHRRIDTNERSMHK, from the coding sequence ATGGCATGGGAGATTTTTAGCATCATAGGCACAATCGCATTCGCACTAAGCGGAGCCATTGTTGCAATGGAAGAGGATTATGACATTTTCGGGGTGTATATTTTAGGAATGGCAACCGCATTTGGGGGAGGTGCCCTTCGTAATTTACTAATCGGTTATCCGATTGTCGCGTTTTGGCAACAAGACATGTTATTCCAAATCGCACTTTTATCAATGACAATTATTTTTCTTTTTCCAAATAAATTAATTAAACATTGGAAAAAATGGGAAAACATTACTGACGCTATCGGCTTATCAGCATTCGCCATACAAGGGGCATTATATGCTCAAAAACTAAATTTACCCATTAGCGCTACAATCGTAGCAGCTGTTTTAACCGGTATTGGCGGCGGGATTATTCGCGATCTTTTAGCCCGTAGAAAACCTCTCGTCCTTCGAGCTGAAGTATATGCTTTTTGGACGATTCTAGCAGGCTTCTTAATTGGGGCTCAAATTATTGTTAGTGATTGGGCTCTTTACACCTTATTCATTTTAATTGTTTGCTTCCGCATGCTTTCTATTCATTACAAATGGCATTTACCGCATCGACGTATCGACACAAACGAACGTTCAATGCATAAATAG
- the spoVK gene encoding stage V sporulation protein K, protein MEQSMRKKNNNQINIVLNHRKKISLPASENKTEISNETTIKHEMLQRIEEEMGKLVGMDDIKKIIKEIYAWIYVNKKRQEMGLKSEKQVLHMLFKGNPGTGKTTVARMIGKLLFEMNILSKGHLVEAERADLVGEYIGHTAQKTRDLIKKAMGGILFIDEAYSLARGGEKDFGKEAIDTLVKHMEDKQHGFVLILAGYSREMNHFLSLNPGLQSRFPFIIEFADYSVNQLLEIGKRMYEEREYQLSKEAEWKFRDHLHAVKYSSQITSFSNGRYVRNIVEKSIRTQAMRLLQEDTYDKYDLIGISSVDLMLEEETHST, encoded by the coding sequence ATGGAACAATCGATGCGAAAGAAAAATAATAATCAAATTAATATTGTGTTAAACCATCGAAAGAAAATTTCTTTACCAGCATCAGAAAATAAAACGGAAATTTCAAATGAAACTACAATTAAACATGAGATGCTGCAAAGAATTGAAGAAGAGATGGGGAAACTCGTTGGGATGGATGATATAAAAAAGATAATAAAAGAAATATATGCTTGGATTTATGTAAATAAAAAAAGACAAGAAATGGGATTGAAATCTGAGAAGCAAGTACTCCATATGTTGTTTAAAGGGAATCCAGGTACAGGAAAGACAACTGTTGCTAGAATGATAGGGAAATTGTTGTTTGAGATGAATATTCTATCAAAAGGGCATTTAGTTGAAGCGGAACGTGCTGATCTTGTAGGAGAATACATTGGCCATACGGCTCAAAAAACAAGAGATTTAATAAAAAAAGCAATGGGAGGTATTTTGTTTATTGATGAGGCGTATTCTTTAGCTCGAGGTGGAGAGAAGGATTTTGGAAAGGAAGCAATTGATACGCTCGTAAAGCATATGGAGGATAAACAACATGGTTTTGTATTGATTTTGGCTGGGTATTCAAGAGAGATGAATCACTTCCTTTCATTAAATCCAGGACTGCAATCTCGTTTTCCGTTTATTATTGAGTTTGCGGATTATTCGGTAAATCAGTTGTTGGAAATTGGGAAGAGAATGTATGAAGAGCGTGAATACCAGTTATCAAAGGAAGCGGAATGGAAATTTAGAGATCATTTACATGCTGTAAAGTATTCGTCGCAAATTACATCGTTTAGTAATGGCCGATACGTACGGAATATTGTTGAAAAATCGATTCGTACACAGGCTATGCGGTTGTTGCAAGAAGATACGTATGATAAGTATGATTTAATTGGAATATCAAGTGTTGATTTAATGTTGGAAGAGGAGACGCACAGTACATAA
- a CDS encoding tyrosine-type recombinase/integrase, which yields METTEFHDTIQAFSIFLLNKGRKTSTIKRYVYDIEDFGHWLEKNKKLPSSNIWATLCTKDYEDYFSDLKTNRNYSEKTMHRVFIVLNRMNHFLNIPNPLKNMEISIQPDRALRNEDFISSNEEKKLKRIVTSLEGLSEKQRPVRPLLMDRNITILNLLIDYGLSLQELTALTMYHVHFETNTLSIPATAGVERTITLTKEDKKQLYTYYKSIPEPVRPKYHSNDPLFVAFDFNRGTYRWVYENDSPKGLTEIAIQKMIRLEVARANLRKGISGQHFRNTYILNLIKKETPESEIIKLAGFKSKVSLKRYYKYAENEKTLL from the coding sequence ATGGAGACAACGGAATTCCATGATACAATACAAGCCTTTTCTATTTTTTTATTGAATAAAGGCCGAAAAACCTCAACCATTAAACGTTATGTTTATGACATTGAAGATTTCGGACATTGGTTAGAAAAAAACAAAAAGCTCCCTTCCAGTAATATATGGGCTACACTTTGTACAAAAGACTACGAAGATTACTTTTCCGACTTAAAAACGAATCGAAACTACTCAGAAAAGACGATGCATCGTGTATTTATTGTACTAAATAGAATGAATCATTTCCTAAACATCCCTAATCCATTAAAGAATATGGAAATTTCCATTCAACCAGATCGCGCACTACGAAATGAAGATTTTATTTCATCTAATGAAGAAAAAAAATTAAAGCGTATCGTCACTTCATTGGAAGGACTATCAGAAAAACAACGTCCTGTACGACCTTTATTGATGGATCGTAATATCACTATTTTAAACCTATTAATTGACTATGGTTTATCCCTACAAGAGCTTACAGCATTAACTATGTATCATGTTCACTTTGAAACTAATACATTATCTATCCCAGCAACCGCAGGAGTAGAAAGAACGATTACATTAACAAAAGAAGACAAAAAGCAATTATACACATACTACAAAAGCATCCCTGAACCCGTTCGTCCAAAATACCATAGTAATGACCCACTGTTTGTCGCATTCGATTTTAACCGCGGAACATACAGATGGGTATACGAAAATGATTCACCGAAGGGATTAACAGAAATCGCTATCCAAAAAATGATTCGCCTTGAAGTAGCTAGAGCTAATTTACGCAAAGGAATCTCAGGGCAACACTTTCGTAACACCTATATTTTAAACTTAATAAAAAAAGAAACGCCGGAATCAGAAATTATAAAACTAGCTGGATTCAAATCAAAAGTTTCACTAAAACGATATTATAAATACGCAGAAAATGAAAAAACGCTATTGTAA
- a CDS encoding collagen-like repeat preface domain-containing protein, whose protein sequence is MSRYDDSQNKFSKPCFPSSAGRILNTPSIPISKAQIRTFRAIINDLIKIIPKLFANPSPKNIEDLIDTLNLLSKFICSLDATSSLKAQGLAIIKNLITILRNPTFVASAVFVELQILINYLLYITKLFRIDHCTLQELLKLIAELQTTLVNSASFGRGPTGPRGNTGATGATGPTGPRGNTGATGATGPTGPRGNTGATGATGPTGPRGNTGATGATGPTGPRGNTGATGATGPTGPRGNTGATGATGPTGPRGNTGATGATGPTGPRGNTGATGPTGPRGNTGSTGATGPTGPRGNTGATGATGATGPQGVQGNTGATGATGATGATGPQGVQGNTGATGATGATGPQGAQGNTGATGPQGVQGNTGATGATGATGPQGVQGNTGATGATGATGPQGIQGNTGATGATGPQGIQGNTGLLRCHGTSRYSR, encoded by the coding sequence ATGTCTCGTTATGACGACAGTCAAAACAAATTCTCCAAACCATGCTTTCCAAGTAGTGCCGGACGAATCTTAAACACACCATCCATCCCAATTTCTAAAGCACAAATTAGAACATTTCGAGCGATTATTAACGATTTAATTAAAATAATTCCAAAACTTTTCGCTAATCCATCCCCTAAAAACATCGAAGATTTAATTGATACATTAAACCTACTAAGTAAGTTCATCTGTTCGCTAGACGCTACTTCCTCCCTGAAAGCGCAAGGATTAGCTATTATAAAAAACTTAATAACTATATTAAGAAATCCAACCTTCGTAGCAAGTGCTGTATTTGTTGAACTCCAAATTTTAATTAATTATTTACTTTACATTACAAAGTTATTCCGAATCGATCATTGTACACTCCAAGAACTCCTTAAATTAATTGCAGAGTTACAAACTACTCTAGTTAATTCAGCTTCGTTCGGCAGAGGGCCTACTGGACCTCGAGGTAACACGGGCGCTACTGGTGCTACTGGACCTACTGGACCTCGAGGTAACACGGGCGCTACCGGTGCTACTGGACCTACTGGACCTCGAGGTAACACGGGCGCTACCGGTGCTACTGGACCTACTGGACCTCGAGGTAACACGGGCGCTACTGGTGCTACTGGACCTACTGGACCTCGAGGTAACACGGGCGCTACCGGTGCTACTGGACCTACTGGACCTCGAGGTAACACGGGCGCTACCGGTGCTACTGGACCTACTGGACCTCGAGGTAACACGGGCGCTACCGGTGCTACTGGACCTACTGGACCTCGAGGTAACACGGGCGCTACTGGACCTACTGGACCTCGAGGTAACACGGGCTCTACCGGTGCTACTGGACCTACTGGACCTCGAGGTAACACGGGCGCTACCGGTGCCACGGGCGCTACTGGACCTCAAGGTGTTCAAGGTAACACTGGCGCTACTGGTGCTACCGGTGCCACGGGCGCTACTGGACCTCAAGGTGTTCAAGGTAACACTGGCGCTACTGGTGCTACCGGTGCCACGGGACCTCAAGGTGCTCAAGGTAACACTGGCGCTACTGGACCTCAAGGTGTTCAAGGTAACACAGGGGCTACTGGTGCCACGGGCGCTACCGGACCTCAAGGCGTTCAAGGTAACACAGGGGCTACTGGTGCTACTGGTGCCACGGGACCTCAAGGTATTCAAGGTAACACAGGGGCTACTGGTGCCACGGGACCTCAAGGTATTCAAGGTAACACGGGGCTACTACGGTGCCACGGGACCTCAAGGTATTCAAGGTAA
- a CDS encoding Gly-Xaa-Xaa repeat protein, with the protein MPRDLKVFKVTRGYYGATGPQGIQGNTGATGATGATGPQGVQGNTGATGATGATGPQGVQGNTGATGATGPQGNTGATGATGATGPQGVQGNTGATGATGATGPQGVQGNTGATGATGATGATGPQGVQGNTGATGATGPQGNTGATGATGATGATGPQGVQGNTGATGATGATGPQGVQGNTGATGATGPQGNTGATGATGATGPQGVQGNTGATGATGATGPQGVQGNTGATGATGATGPQGVQGNTGATGATGATGPQGVQGNTGATGATGATGPQGIQGNTGATGATGPQGIQGNTGATGATGATGPQGVQGNTGATGATGPQGNTGATGATGATGPQGVQGNTGATGATGPQGNTGATGATGATGPQGVQGNTGATGATGATGPQGVQGNTGATGATGATGATGPQGVQGNTGATGATGPQGNTGATGATGPQGVQGNTGATGATGATGATGPQGVQGNTGATGATGPQGNTGATGATGATGPQGVQGNTGATGATGIGVTGPTGPSGGPTGPTGPQGVQGNTGATGATGPQGAQGNTGATGPQGAQGNTGATGPQGIQGNTGATGATGPQGAQGNTGATGATGPQGVQGNTGATGPQGAQGNTGATGATGPQGVQGNTGATGATGPQGAQGNTGATGATGPQGVQGNTGATGATGPQGVQGNTGATGATGPQGVQGIQGPTGATGATGIGVTGPTGPSGGPTGPTGPTGPSFPVATIVVTNNIQQTVLQFNNFIFSTAINVNNMIFNGTNTVTVINAGIYVISVSIATTAPGCAPLGVGISINGAVATDNFSSSLIGDSLSFTTIETLAAGANISVQSTLNEITIPATGNTNIRLTVFRIA; encoded by the coding sequence GTGCCACGGGACCTCAAGGTATTCAAGGTAACACGGGGCTACTACGGTGCCACGGGACCTCAAGGTATTCAAGGTAACACGGGGGCTACCGGTGCCACTGGCGCTACTGGACCTCAAGGCGTTCAAGGTAACACGGGGGCTACCGGTGCCACTGGCGCTACTGGACCTCAAGGCGTTCAAGGTAACACAGGTGCCACGGGTGCTACTGGACCTCAAGGTAACACAGGGGCTACTGGCGCTACTGGTGCCACTGGACCTCAAGGTGTTCAAGGTAACACAGGTGCTACTGGTGCCACTGGCGCTACTGGACCTCAAGGCGTTCAAGGTAACACAGGTGCTACTGGGGCTACCGGTGCCACTGGCGCTACTGGACCTCAAGGTGTTCAAGGTAACACTGGTGCCACGGGTGCTACTGGACCTCAAGGTAACACAGGGGCTACTGGTGCTACTGGTGCCACTGGCGCTACTGGACCTCAAGGCGTTCAAGGTAACACGGGGGCTACCGGTGCCACTGGCGCTACTGGACCTCAAGGTGTTCAAGGTAACACTGGTGCCACGGGTGCTACTGGACCTCAAGGTAACACTGGTGCTACTGGCGCTACTGGTGCCACTGGACCTCAAGGTGTTCAAGGTAACACTGGTGCTACTGGTGCCACGGGCGCTACTGGACCTCAAGGCGTTCAAGGTAACACTGGTGCTACTGGTGCCACGGGCGCTACTGGACCTCAAGGTGTTCAAGGTAACACAGGTGCTACTGGTGCCACGGGCGCTACCGGACCTCAAGGCGTTCAAGGTAACACTGGTGCTACTGGTGCTACTGGTGCCACGGGACCTCAAGGTATTCAAGGTAACACAGGGGCTACTGGTGCCACGGGACCTCAAGGTATTCAAGGTAACACGGGGGCTACCGGTGCCACGGGCGCTACTGGACCTCAAGGCGTTCAAGGTAACACAGGTGCCACGGGGGCTACTGGACCTCAAGGTAACACAGGTGCTACTGGCGCTACTGGTGCCACTGGACCTCAAGGTGTTCAAGGTAACACAGGTGCCACGGGGGCTACTGGACCTCAAGGTAACACAGGTGCTACTGGCGCTACTGGTGCCACTGGACCTCAAGGTGTTCAAGGTAACACTGGTGCTACTGGTGCCACTGGCGCTACTGGACCTCAAGGCGTTCAAGGTAACACAGGTGCTACTGGTGCTACCGGTGCCACGGGCGCTACTGGACCTCAAGGTGTTCAAGGTAACACAGGTGCCACGGGTGCTACTGGACCTCAAGGTAACACAGGTGCTACTGGTGCCACTGGACCTCAAGGCGTTCAAGGTAACACAGGTGCTACTGGTGCTACCGGTGCCACTGGCGCTACTGGACCTCAAGGTGTTCAAGGTAACACAGGTGCCACGGGTGCTACTGGACCTCAAGGTAACACAGGTGCTACTGGCGCTACTGGTGCCACTGGACCTCAAGGTGTTCAAGGTAACACAGGTGCTACTGGCGCTACTGGTATAGGAGTTACCGGACCTACTGGACCTTCTGGTGGACCTACTGGACCTACTGGACCTCAAGGTGTTCAAGGTAACACGGGGGCTACGGGGGCTACCGGACCTCAAGGTGCTCAAGGTAACACAGGCGCTACCGGGCCTCAAGGTGCTCAAGGTAACACAGGCGCTACCGGGCCTCAAGGTATTCAAGGTAACACGGGTGCTACTGGTGCCACGGGGCCTCAAGGCGCTCAAGGTAACACAGGCGCTACTGGCGCTACCGGACCTCAAGGCGTTCAAGGTAACACGGGCGCTACTGGACCTCAAGGCGCTCAAGGTAACACAGGCGCTACTGGCGCTACCGGACCTCAAGGCGTTCAAGGTAACACAGGTGCTACTGGTGCTACCGGACCTCAAGGCGCTCAAGGTAACACAGGCGCTACTGGCGCTACCGGACCTCAAGGCGTTCAAGGTAACACAGGTGCTACTGGTGCTACCGGACCTCAAGGCGTTCAAGGTAACACAGGTGCTACTGGTGCTACCGGACCTCAAGGTGTTCAAGGTATCCAAGGACCAACGGGTGCCACTGGCGCTACTGGTATAGGAGTTACTGGACCAACCGGACCTTCTGGCGGACCTACTGGGCCTACTGGACCTACTGGACCTAGCTTCCCTGTAGCAACAATTGTTGTAACAAATAACATTCAACAAACAGTACTGCAATTTAATAACTTTATTTTTAGTACTGCAATTAACGTAAACAATATGATCTTTAACGGCACAAATACAGTTACTGTTATTAACGCTGGCATTTATGTAATTAGCGTATCCATCGCTACAACTGCGCCAGGATGTGCTCCACTTGGAGTAGGAATTTCAATTAATGGAGCAGTCGCAACTGACAACTTCTCTTCAAGTTTAATAGGTGACTCACTTTCATTTACTACAATTGAAACGTTAGCAGCTGGTGCAAACATCTCTGTCCAATCTACTCTTAACGAGATTACGATCCCTGCAACAGGAAATACTAACATTCGCCTTACTGTATTTAGAATCGCTTAA
- the hfq gene encoding RNA chaperone Hfq — protein sequence MKQSINIQDQFLNQLRKENTFVTLYLLNGFQLRGLIKGFDNFTVLLETEGKQQLIYKHAISTFVPQKNVSIELE from the coding sequence ATGAAGCAATCAATCAATATTCAAGATCAGTTTTTAAATCAACTCCGTAAAGAAAATACGTTTGTTACGCTGTACTTATTAAATGGTTTCCAGCTTCGTGGATTAATTAAAGGATTTGATAATTTTACAGTCCTACTGGAAACAGAAGGTAAGCAACAGCTTATTTATAAACATGCAATTTCTACATTCGTACCACAAAAAAATGTTTCGATTGAATTAGAGTAG